From the Helianthus annuus cultivar XRQ/B chromosome 17, HanXRQr2.0-SUNRISE, whole genome shotgun sequence genome, the window ACTGATTCGGTTGATTTTCATGGTTTCACGGTCTTTCACTATAAgcatttgttttacatgtttCTAGTATCGCAGGGCTACAACAAAGAAGCAAAAGTCGCAATCAAGGTAACGGTTGAGGGAAGCGTTGGACCAATCCGAGCTCTGGTAAAGTTGGGTTCGAGTGTTGACGAGACAATAAAGCTTGTCATGAAAAAATACAACAAGGAGAGGAGGTCCCCTCGACTTGATCAAGATGACTTGACTTCCTTTGAGTTACACCACTCAAACTTTAGTCTTCAGTGTAAGTCTACTATCTTACCCCAGTTAAAGTCACTATTACAACATGTTTATGCACCAAAGTAACAACTCTTTATGTTCAAGGAAAATAAGCATCAACTATATTTATATTTTAATGATTTGTGTTCTAatctatttattattatttaaatttgaCATAGGTTTGGATAAATCAAATATTATCGGAGAGATTGGGAGTAGAAGTTTCTATTTGCGTAAGAGTGTCAACAATGGACATATGTGTTCtaactcctccattggttcgatgATTGTTGTGGCTGAGTCAAACGACGCTCCATATACATGTTCGAATATTTTCTGTATAGGTTTTATACATGAAGGATTaaaaaaacttataaaaaaaaCACGTAAGATTCGGAGGTTCCTTGGTTGTTTTGGTGGGTGATTTTGAAGGCTTCCCTTAGACAATCATCGCAGAGACAAGTATATGTACATACGAGTGTATAAAGATTGCTATGCGTATAGTTGATGAATATTTTACACAAATGTATAATGAGTTAGTTGTTAAGTGTGATTGTTTATACTATGTTAAATACATACGTGCATTTTTCTATGTAGAGATTTTAAGCTACAAGAGTTAGTTGTTAAGTGTGATTGTTTATACTATGTTAAATACATACGTGCATTTTTCTATGTAGAGATTTTAAGCTACAAGAATCTTACCACATCATTTGTCCTAAACTAAAATACCATAAAACAATGACCCAGTTCGATTCGTGCCCCCAGGCCCCCCACCATTTAGTTTTGGCGATACCTGTTGATGATGAGAGACTAGGCGAATAGgaggcgatcgctagttcgatccttgaactgagcgggtctTACCtaaccgcactgtcgtgccttcgggcgaatGTTCACTGGCTTCgcccctaggtgagggttttcttTGGTTCGGatgcgagtgtatcccgatgtgatGAATTTCGCCAGTAGTCCATTTGGAGAAttcgttggccgttaaaaaaaagagGTTTGTAAAATCCGCTACGGATATATGAGTGTTTTAATATACAAGTTTTCATAATCTAGGACAACTTATCTTTAGTCCATTATGGCTTTGTGTGTTATGTTATGCTACTTATAATACAAACTAGGTTTATCACCCtagccgcgttgcggcgaatttagtatgtgtttacatgtgttttgaaatcactattAGCGCATTGCACACGGAACCactaacaaaaataaaaagaaaattgtaAAAAACCGTAAAAAATAATCGAAAGAAAATCAGTcaaaaaagttgtatgttaatgatgttcgtatgaaacccgtggtcagagataagCAAATaatactgggtaccggtaccgaatttcccgaaccgaaggatcctaagtaccaattcggtaccgacttttggtgttcctagtaccggttcgctaccgaaTTTTatcttcatataccggtaccgtaactggTATTTTTGGTATCGGTTgccaccgagctcatccctacccctgaaactaaaaaaagaaatcactaaaagttgaagaaaatcaacaagaaaaagttgtacgataccgttgttgtttgTACGGCACCCGTGATcaaggatgagcaaatggtaccgtgtagcagtaccgaatttcccgaactaaaagattttcaaactcaATCTGGTACctacttttggcgttttctgtatcaGGCTGGtgccgatttttaccttcatgtaccgataatgaACCGGACCGTACccgtattttcgataccagtattgATTGATACCAAGTTATCCAActtaaaaaagaaagaaaataatatatagtaattattatattagtatattattataatatatttaaatCACTGTTCATTTCATCTtggttattaatattaattaatattaatattaaatattaatattaatattaatattaatattaatattaatattaatatatagtaataataatacgTACGTTTTAAATAGTCACTAAGCTTTTAATTTGGTGTCATATTCATAAGTTTAGTCAATATGTTTGTATAATAACGTGATTCGTTTTATAGAATTCTAGAAActattattttgttttgtttttttttttttttttttttttttttttgagttgcATCTATTGGTTTAATGACTACAAGTTAATACATATTTTTAAGCATGCGGATGTATTAAGCGAGCAGAACGCACAAGGATACAAGATGAGCataaggctagagggtatggtgatggtcctccaagggaggatgatccgccacgtaggcgccgcgtcatagtcctcccaaggatgatCCATCCCACTAAACTAGAGGGTATGGAAGGATGGTCCTAGATGATGTTACCCCACAAAACTATGTACAAGTAGGAATGCCTAATGTACAAATCactaacacaaacaaacaaaggGGCCCCACCATATTGCATCGTCCTGGCCGTCGAGAAGAAGACGGAGAGGACGCGACGTTGGGGGGGCAGCATGGAGGTAGGATCGGCGACGGTAGGGGACGGTCCAAAGCCGATTCCCATACCGTATAGCCTAAAAAAACTTACTTTGGCAATTTAACAAACATGTTAGAGCATTCACACCCCATCCCTTATCGTCATTCTTAACCCCATTCTTGAATTTGTGGGAAAATAgtaaaaaacatagaaaacacaTGTACCCCATCCCTCATTCCCATCCCCCGTATTATGGGAAACCAACCAAGTCACCTAAATTTGGTTCCAACTTTTGATCCCCGTATCCTTTTTATTAACTTTTTTATGGGTGTGTGTGAgtaaaaggaaaagaaaaaataataaaaagaagaATATAAAAGTGTTATTTAAATGATATATATATGTGAGGAATGAGATGTAGAATGTTTCTAAAATGTGATatactaatttaaaaaaatgtatttttaattaaattatatGGTTATGATTAAAGATATCTCATAACTATCGCTTATGAAATAAGTAAAGGTAAAAACCGAACCAAGAACCAAACCACGATTTACAACACCTACTATTAACTTTTCTTAAAATGAGTTCCGGTGCAACGCTTAGTGTTCAATTCTTATCCGACCCGACCCGTAAAAAATCCCCATTTAACATAATCTTTCTCTTACGTTTGCAACAAACAATGGCGCTCAATTCCATCACCTGTTCTTCATATCTACACCCTGCTCAGTCTTCTACCAGGTCATAATCTCTCACATCAACACTTAATCCCTTCAATTCAATTcaattaataaacaaaaaaaaaacgatttcAGTTAACCCGTATTTTGTTGTTTGATTAACAGTTGCGGTGACAAGGTTTTCGTCGGATTAAGGCTTCAATCTCCTAGTCAGATTTCTCATTTACTTCCTCATATCTTCATTCTTTTCTGGTTTTCTAACCCTTTTGTTTTCCATCAGATTCTTATGGATTCGCTAGACCTAATTTGAGTGCTCAATTGTTTAAGAAGATTCATAAAAGTATTGAACCTAGGTATGCTGCAGTAAAACGAAAATTGAAATATAATCATGAAAGAATTTAGTTATTcctttattttcattattattattattatgatgaaTTCATGATATTGAATCTATGTGTGTGTATTAGGAGGAGGATGATACTGATACATTATATGTTCCTGTTAtacatttttaccattttttgtGTTATTAGTAACTTGCTATTATATGTTACCTATTATACATGCAGTTAATATATCCGAGATGTATTTGTTATCGGTCCCTTGGTGAGATATCGGTGCAAAATATCGGTTGGAATATTGGTACCGATATTGACTGATAACAATTCATTCATTCTCGGGCATAGCTGTTCACGAAACGTGGCGTGGGACATCTGTCGGCGGCGGGTTAATTCCGAGCGAGAGGTCAAACCAATCCCATTCATCCTGGTCTGATCCTGACCGAACCCGCAAAAAAAGATAAATAGATCAAGTTTTTCTTGCCGGGAGAGTTGCGTCGGAGACATCTTTATCTGAAGAGGAGGCTTCGTCGTCCGGCTCCTCGTTCAGGAAGAGAACAAACAGGAGAAGTTTTTGCTTTTTACGCCCCATTTCCCTCTATCCGAAGTAGCAGATGCAATTCCCACATCCGCTCGAGCTTCCTATAGCAACATCGAAATTGAATATCCCAGGTTCAGCTTGGACCGATGTATCATTGATTTTCCtgatatcagtacctttcttcttagttctaccattcgtctttcttcttcttgctgctattagtgtttcaagtcttaattgttaattgttagtgttttaagtctcaatctgttcctacttgctacaattgttagtgttatGCAAGTTGTAAAAGgctaatttgttaatggtaggagagtacactggattgttagtgttaaattgctatatatataaattcaacatgatattaaaattaccgatatcccaccacGATTACcaatatctcaaatatcggtgcTTGACCGATATCTGAtttttttaccgcattaactgcttaATCTACCATAAAACTTGAGTTTCTGTATTGCTTAATGTATGTTCAGGACTGGCATTAAGCCGGCACGAGGGCGTATTACAATGATGCCGATAGGGACACCTAGAGTACCATATAGGGTTCCTGGTGAAGGAACCTGGCAATGGGTTGATCTGTGGAATGCCCTCGTAAGTTTGTGATATTTTGATTCTTGAAACGCCCATAAATTAACTGATATTTACACTCTCTGTATATAATGGATGTTGCTGTAGTATCGTGAACGGGTTATCTTTATTGGGCAAAACATAGATGAAGAATTCAGTAACCAACTACTGGCAACAATGTTGTACCTTGACAGCGTTGACAATTCCAAAAGAATGTATATGTACATTAACGGCCCTGGTGGTGATGTGAGTTCTTAACTTCTTTCTCACCATAATAGTCACGTTGGAGGATGTAGAAAATTCTTTTTAAAATGTTATGTTCCTTTTGAAGCTTACTCCAAGCATGGCTATT encodes:
- the LOC110920824 gene encoding ATP-dependent Clp protease proteolytic subunit-related protein 2, chloroplastic, with product MALNSITCSSYLHPAQSSTSCGDKVFVGLRLQSPNSYGFARPNLSAQLFKKIHKSIEPRTGIKPARGRITMMPIGTPRVPYRVPGEGTWQWVDLWNALYRERVIFIGQNIDEEFSNQLLATMLYLDSVDNSKRMYMYINGPGGDLTPSMAIYDTMQSLQSPIGTHCVGYAYNLAGFLLAAGEKGQRFAMPLSRVALESPAGAARGQADDIQNEANELLRIRDYLFKELAEKTGQPVEQVHKDLSRIKRFNAQEALDYGLIDRIVRPPRIKADAPRKEAGTGLG
- the LOC110921424 gene encoding uncharacterized protein At4g22758 — encoded protein: MSQNPVRPTIPVNRRIKPPHPSPSTHRLHRVRRSSNKKPKFIKRYNSEPTLLTAGIPIDSPGVGDDNPDLTPPGDNWLLFQSRISTKIFSSSPELLPYSPEKNVGYNKEAKVAIKVTVEGSVGPIRALVKLGSSVDETIKLVMKKYNKERRSPRLDQDDLTSFELHHSNFSLQCLDKSNIIGEIGSRSFYLRKSVNNGHMCSNSSIGSMIVVAESNDAPYTCSNIFCIGFIHEGLKKLIKKTRKIRRFLGCFGG